The region ggtgctgaggatgttgatgaatctgttggtttgcctcaagaggaggctcgagaagttgaaggtactgggatcagtgatccagtacagggtattgttgaggaaccacgacaggtggttcgagaggtagatattccagcagctgaagatctagactgtgtggtggctgctgatggtcagagcactgtggtcaggaacccagtgcaagcctttctgaatgatgggttgacacatgatctctcggttgttcgagagataactgaacaagctgtggagtgtgcatcagcaacagaaatcctacctgctgaccctgatgagctgaatgctgaaatcacatctcgattgaatcaaagtgttgagaatgtatcgagtttggacgacttctccagagtacttcgctggatcaactggagaacaggtccctttgatcaattgatctcaagagcagcagagatggaggctgaggaacgatttgcactaaactggttagatctcactgaaatcccagccgacgagcttcaaaaccgtgcccatgagatgcaagtaatcaggagtaatcttggtcgatctgacaaaggaaagggcatagctgttgatgcacaagaagatgaagccgagcctaaagaagatcctgaactagatgctcaatttcgagaggatatcaggcttgccacagcaatatccttgggacaaagtgtagaacacacgagaggtccaggagagacctctggggttgctcgagatgatgctgacactcctactccaactgcagcaatccccttgtcccaagtgagtgaatctgctctagaagaccaggtagcttcgagaggtgaatccgagacctctgaagcacatgaggtggcacctaactctgtcttactactgccaccacctgagtccacaccctcgaatgcaacagatgaagctcagacagttcgagagggtgaaattttgttgctccaactcccaggctttcccatcgatatggttaatagggaaaggtggagtgcaccagttgctcctgagataatagatattccagattcaccagagcatactgaagtgcaaacaagtgagcaacaagagcagaatgaggagaaccctgctggttcgagagttgaggttcaagaaggtggaaaccgggaagcacctgccgatgaatcaactcctccagtagatgatcacgttcccagcactggttcgagaggtagtgttgagggggaacctcaatcagatggaaaccgggaagcatctgatgcagagactcccaccttggccaatcctaccttaccagcagctgaagctgaggctccaggttcgagaggtgaagagcaagaagtgatccatccctcaggtggaaaccgggaagcacctgatatggagctaccttcgagctctgatcccagtgtccctgctgaacctcaggaagtcagtcgagaggtggaatcacgaatgcaagtcatgggtggaaatctggaagcacccaagtcccctccgactagaggtaccactcaatcttcttctccttcttcttctgactttgatcaacaggtcggacgagctttcattggcgaagtgcgtcaattcatggctgatcaatctcagaggatggctcaacttgagcatgtacttgctattgttcgaaacgctgcagctcaacttgagcatgtacttgctattgttcgaaacgctgcaatacctgtgactggctccggtgactcccaagccaatcacgaagaacttctcgaacaagcagtgtgggctgcgaatgcagcacaaagggctgcggatgaggctgcggtagctcgagcagagactgaaaggatgcgaactgaattcgccgagttacgagcagaacttcaagcccaccaacgctcaagtgaacttcgacaggatgtgatgcaaaccatactcactgacctgtcgcaccaaatgcctgcccaaatccatgtactcttcgacggtttgtcctccttactttccctccgctatgatgccaacaagggggaaaagaagactcagggagggacttcaaccagcaagaagagggcggcaagtgaaccagctggacctcctcctcctccaaaagttNCCAAATCCATGtactcttcgacggtttgtcctccttactttcactccgctatgatgccaacaagggggaaaagaagactcagggagggacttcaaccagcaagaagagggcggcaagtgaaccagctggacctcctcctcctccaaaagttccaaagtcaacaagaaaacaaatggaggaagctgaaagagcagatatgttaaggatccagcgttcactggaaataggagaaagaagagaagaagacaaggaaatcagaagaaagaaacaagaacaacaaacagccaaagagaagagagacaagctactcctacagagctacaaggcagggaccaaagaagactcaaacgaatatcttcatggaatcatagtaagtcttcttaccaaaactgacttagctcttcatagcggtctcactcttccggaatgcatcgaatggtggagagatggggtgattgaaggcaacttcataggtgaagcctttgtcaattaccttcacctggatatatcaaacgaatatctagagcaggtgaactttgaagacctccacaagacacgagcagccataaacgagaagaggaaagcgaataagcagtaagctctcgatgtctacatgcattcgaatttgatgttgttctttatcttctctcttttctgctaaagccctgtaaaacactcctgttatgataatatatatatcttttgttggggtgttgcgtgagtttggttattcttgctttagtagatcagttgtcaaacttaccatatgcgctgaaaataaaatcaatgctttttctttttcaaatcagccatataagtaagtataagtgttggcatcatcaaaaagggggaaattgttaggaacatcatgtaataggttttgatgataccaactgttaagtaagaatccccaagtctcgatacataggcaaaacaatgtaagttcgataagtaaactaagagcgaaaatacaaccgggtaatttgagctcaactcgggaaatatttaagcttaaggtaaacttgtttgaacaacttagaagttttcgtgttgtaagcaaacagatagatcagaagcaggcacgagacaactctggaggaataagggtctacgagacatcaactaagtctcgagacacaagccaagttcgagaggtaaggacctctcgatatacctatcgagttcgagacgtaaagaatattcgagagatagacctctcgatacatgggattgaaacatcaagtggtcgagacatcttttatggtctcgataaaccggcacttctccaagaggctgaatgttagtcaacatgtgcagataaaatactctaagtttggagaagaagaatatcatggagataaaatattgaagaggtgctgagcgggaggtttcaaaatggacggaagtggatgacacgtcagacctccaccacaaacggtcaagaagtgcaccaatcctgaagtggtcagattccccaaacaaggaatgatgggaacataaaaagagtaactttatccaaaagaagcaagtgaagcatgaactcaagaaagtggaatatggaatattcactacaaaacaaaaggctcaagttacaagaccactactccatgaaaaatgctgaaattgtgcaaagacccatgttcggcgtgggagaccaatttcaaacggaatagttttccctccaacggaactattcttctactctcatatataaggacgtaaagacacagaagaaacgggggttgtgaaagaggtcaagaggttaacaagaggtgtctgataaaaacgttccagtgcaaagtgcttaacttggaatatcatcctgatattcaatacagcgagagaacacatcttagtgttcgaagagagttacaaagctaaactgttatacatccagaaggtgaccaaagctgctctacatcgaagttgattcaacgatagcttgtggtcagattggagtctgttacattcaactgtgacaaccaaaaacaccttgctttggattaagcaagagaggtggagtaacctggcagctgtccgagtgaaagaaacctgaggcttgacgcgggcttggtgatcaaaggtcaagtgctcgagaggtggagtagctggaagcggggagaaagaccttggagaggcggagtaacctgggagctgtcttgtgaagatcctgaggcttgacgcgggcttggtgatcaaaggtcaagtgctcgagaggtggagtaacaagaagcggggcgaaaaacctgaggcttgaggcgggcttcgtgatcaaagctcaagcgctcgatattgtactaaaaagggaagtttttagtgcaatccttccagggagtttctggaagaagagtggacgtaggcgggttggccgaaccacttaaaaatctctcttgcatttacttactgtttttatctctcgctaacctctcgattgcactgcatataaacgcacctctcgaactaactcaaactcgtgctaactaaaaggggataacatttccgctgcgcataaaactttgtcttcacctcgtgaggtatcgaacctaaacatcctaagttcaatacacacgagaggtcgaaaagatttgcaaaatcttatacaagtctattcacccccccccctctagacttgtaccccatccccttgggaccaacatatgCGAGAATGCATGATGGCATGTTTTATATCTCAAATCGAACCCAAGACGGTAGACGAAGCATTAAATGACTCGGATTGGGTCATTGCTATGCAAGATGAGTTACATCAATTCGAAAGGAACAATGTATGGGAGTTAGTTCCTTGACCAactcatcaaaatgtcattgggacaaaatgggttttcagaaacaagatgaatgaacaAGGAGTCATTGTTAAGAACAAAGCTCGACTTGTTGCCAAGGGATACTGTCAAGaagaaggtattgattttgACGAAACCTTTGCACCAGTGGCAAGACTTGAAGCAATCAGAATATTTCTAGACTATGCAGCTTTTAAAGACTTCAAGGTATTTCAAATGGATTTCAAGAGTGCGTTCTTGAATGGACTCTTGGAAGATGAAGTCTATGTGGAGCAACCACATGGTTTTATTTATGAGATAGGAGCGGATACAAGCTAAGAAAGGCATTGTACGGATTGAAACAAGCGCTGAGGGCTTGGTATGATACTTTATCTTGTTTTCTCATCAATTGTGGTTTCACGAAGGGACAAGTAGATAAGACACTGTTCAGAATCAAGGATGGAGATCATATTCTACTAGTCCAaatatatgtggatgatatcataTTTGGCAGTACTGATCCGAATCTATGTGAGAAGTTCTCtaaactcatgcaaggaaaatttgagatgagcatgatgggagaacttaATTACTTTCTCAGTCTACAAGTCAAGCAAGAACAAGAAGGTATATTTATTAATCAAGCCAAATAAACCAAAGACCTCATCAAGAAATTTGGAGTTGATGGGAAGTCCTCGGAACACTTCGTTGAGAATGGATATTGACAACGAAGGAAAGGAAGTTGATCAGACTAAATATCGAGGAATTATTGGCTCTTTGTTATATTTAACGgccagtagaccagatatatcttTTGCCGGAGTATGTGCTCGCTTTCAAGCCAATCTCAAGGAAAGTCATCTAAGTGCAGCCAAAAAGATATTAAGATATCTCAAGGGGATGCAAAGTATTGGACTTTGGTACCCAAGGAATGGATCATTCGATCTAGTCgaatattcagatgcggactttgccggatGTAAAATTGATAGAAAGAGTACTTCTGGGACATGTcaattcttagggggaaggcttgtctcatggtttagcaaaaaGCAGAACTCAATTGCCACGAGTACTGCTGAGGGCGAGTACATAGCAGTCCGGAGCTGTTGTGCCCAAATACTCTAGATGATACAACAACTCAAGGATTATGGAGTGTCAGCACGAGAAGTTAGCATTTtgtgtgataacacaagtgcTATTGCAATTACTCATAATCCAGTGCTTCACTCGAGGACTAAGCACATTGATATTAACTACCATTTCATTAGAGATCATGTcgagaaaaaggatatcaaaGTGGAGTATGTTAATACTGATGACCAGCTTGCTGATATTCTTACGAAACCACTCAACGAGTGAAGATTCTCCATACTTCGGCATGAACTCGGGATGATAGAGATGAGTTAAAGGACGGAGCTTTATGATCTGAAGAGACGTTTCATCATATTTATTGCGTAAAGCAATAAATGAGATCATAAATTTCAGAGGTCACGGATACTCATCGAGATAAGATCAAAGCGTTTTTGgagttttgtgtattgaatgGTTTTATCAAGCTCAAAGTAACTAATCAGAACTCCTCAAACTCCTCTATAAATAGATCACGTCTAAGGAGGAAGGATGTTTCCCTACCTCCTTCTTTCTTGTGTCATTTTCTATTTTGCAAGTATGGATAAAGGGAAGTGAAAGAAAACATGCTCCGACGACAAGCCGATCAATAAGAGATTTTCCTTCCGCCTGATGAAAAAGGCTGGAGAAGAGAAATTGAACAAGCTGAGAAAATCAAGGGGCCAACCCTCTTGAAGATGACACATCTAACCTTCCGGTAGAAATATAAGATTCGGACGATACTTCGCAACAACCCACTTTCTCAGTTTCGGGTTTTTACTCCTCTGGACTCATACCCCCAACTGATGAGTCGCATGCTCCGGCTCGGGACTTATCTGATCAATGGCTTGACCAGGACCTAAGGCCAATGAACTCTCCTCCACGACAAAGTCAGCCTCGTATAAAAGACTATGATGAAGATTATCTGTAATATCTTCACGAGATGCTTGACAACGAGGCTCTTAGCGACACATCTGTCCAGGAGAACCAACCTGGGTATGCTCCGATGCCTCCCTCTTATGATCAAGATGTAAGGGAGTGGTATCGCTTCCATGAAGACTTAGCCCTCAACGCTCGACCCGTTCAAAGCCCTCCTACCCCGGAAAGCAGTCAAGGCTAGAGTTTATTATTCACTACCAACAGCAATCGTGCAAAGGCCAAGGGCAAGGGCAAGGCGAGGAAGTAATTTCTATTCCTCGAGGTGGAAGCTGGCCTGGGTGGGCTAGGGTTTCTTTCATGATGCTTATATCTTGTGTCTCCTATCTGATCAATCAATGAAATGAAGctcttattttatgtgtctatatCTTTATTTGATATACCAGACATATACCGAACCATAAAATCTATACACCGTAAAATGAGACTAAGGAAAAAGTCTATTTTGTTGGGACAAAGTCTTTGGATCTAAAATCGTGAAACACAAATCCTTACATTCACGAGGACTTATAAAGTACTCTCTCTTGATCGAGTACTGAAACCATCACGAAGACTTATGGATTGATTCTGCAAAGAAAGGGAGAGGAGATGATCTTTGTCAAGACAGTAACAAAGGCTATGGTCGAGTTCTTACTAACCGAAGACTTGATTTCAAGATATCTCCACTAGGAGTGATTATCAACTCGGGGTATTTTTTTTTCGAAGATTACATTGTGCAATACATCGAGTTGTTGAATAAAAGGCTGATGACCGTTTATCACAAGTGAGAGTGGAGTCGTGTACCAACACGTGTCATCTTCTGATTCGTGTAAGGGATTGAAGCATGCGCTCCAATATCACCTCTAACTGACAAACCGTCAGAGTTGAAAGGACGTGCATTTATGGATAATGTGGAGTAATGAGTACACTCTCTCTCCGCATTTAATGTCAGTTTTCACTATATGGGAGAAGTGGCTTTTGTGGTTTTGCCAGTCAATACGAATTGTTGCCTTATTTGCCCTTCTCATTAGGGGCATTAACGGTGATTGtcccatatatataaattctaccCGGATCCGTGAAAATTACCCGACCCGATTCTCAAGCATATAAAAACCCTCATCGTACCATAACCTTTCACTTTTACCCCCACAAATCCCTCCAACTCTAAAACCCTTTCTTCCTCCCAAAGTTTCCACCCCAATCCCAAAACATCCTCTATACTCATCAATGGCGTCCAGTGAAGAAAAATCTGGTTCATCATCTGATGAAATCCCTAAAGTCCCACACACAGCCAAACCTGTACCTCCACCAAAGAAACCGACCTATGTGCCACCACGAGTGATCGATCGTCCTTGCAACGATGAAAAGATCTTCAACTTCTTTCTACACCGACTAGAAGGCCAAGATCACAAGAGTAGTATGGTGAAAGCAGGTTCCATACTTGACACTGACAGATTTTTGACAAGAGTTGTTGACAGAAAGTTTGGTGAAAAAGTGATACAATGTCTTAAGGACAACGACTTGTATAGGTTTGTAACCTTCAAGCATAAGACCTGGTATGCTATAGATGTTACCAAGTTTTACATTAATGCTAGTCTTCATACCTCAAATGGCATTGATGAAATACGTTCAGTGGTTCATGGAACCAATGTGACGATTACTCATGAAGACGTTCGAAGTGCTTTCAACTTTCCTATTCGAGGAAATGACTATCCCAAGGACTGCTCAGCGAAGGAGTACAGTAGAAAGAAATTATGGAAGGACATCAAGGGCATTCTCGGCCCTCCAAAGTGCCTTTTCCGATCAAGAAGAAAATGCTCAAGATGAACTATGAGTTCACTATTGACATTCTGAACAAAATAGTCGAAAGCAAACAATCTGGCACTGACGATATATCTGAAAAGAAGCTAAAGATGTTGTGTTCATTGATGGAGAATTACCCTGTTGACTGGTGAAGGGTCATTTTTGATTTCCTTAGGGAAAACGTGAAGTCCGGAGTCGATGAGAACTCTGGTTGGATCATTAAAGTCTTAGGATTCAGCTTTATGATCAACGCAATCTTGAAAAACAAAGGGGTTAAGCTTTGTTCTGGAACTTTGACCCACAGAACACACTATCATATGGGTTCTAATCCACCAAGGTATCTCAAGAAGAAAACTGAAGAGATTGAAGTAGTACAGAAGGCTGAAGGCAAGAAGATTGAGTCCAAATCCAATAAGGACTCTGTTGAGAAGAATGTCACCGAATTACCTAAGTCTCATGACTCTGGGTCTTCAAAGAGTCTTgagaaaaggagaaagaagTCCTCGAAGGCAACAGTATCGAAGGGTGCATCATCATCTAAAGCACCCGAGTCATCAACAGGAAAGGAGGACGAACCAGAGGTGAAGAGAATATAATCCAAAAAGAGGAAGGCAAAGCAGTTGAAACGGCTAAAGAAGAAGTCCAAGAGGACTCAAACGGAGCAGACTCCATCTAATGAACCAACTGCTGTCTTACCAGCAGTCGAGGAACAAGGACGAACTCTTACTAATGATGATTCAAGAGTTCTACCTCCTCCCTTTTTGAATGTTGATCAAGAAGACAGTGATGAGGATGATCAATTGCCTCTCACACAGTTCATGAGGCCGAAGCCATCACCATCCGAACTCTTTGTACCTGAGCCAGTGGCTAGTAAGTCATCTGTACCTGAATCTTTACCCAAGCCAGTGGCAGTTGAGCCTTCAGTACCCGAGCCCTCTATTTCAAGTGCTCGAGGTTCACTACCCCTCGTCATTCGTTCCCCGATTCTTCCAACTCAAGATTATTCAAATTCTAGCTCTACTTGGATAGAAAATGATTCTGAGGGGGAAGATGTTGGCCGAAGACGTGAACCCTTCACAGTTTTGCCTGAACACATTCAAAGAAGGATTCGTGCGAGAGTACATCCACTTGTGGCTGAACTATTACTTTCATCCATCTAGAGATTTGACTTTCAACCCCTTCAGATGATTAAACCAACCTCTACTCTTCGCATAGAGGAAATACAGGAATCAGATATCAAGGAAGCTCTAGTCCCTGTGCCCGAAGCATCAGAGGCGCCCAAGGCACCATCTGTTTCAACTGATGCTGTAACACTTCAAGTTAATGCCGATGTTGCATTGGCTCAGTAGTTAGCTTAGGAAGAGTTGATTGAGAACATGGCTACTCACGACGAGGCTTTTGGAGATATGTCATCACATGAAGAAGTTCTCCGCAGAGTACTGCTAGAATGTACAATTGGCAAGAGTGGCACATGTCCAGCCTACAAGTCATTGGTGAAACTATTAGTGAAATGGTCGAAGAAGAGGAATGGGCATTGGACTGGATAGGCACAAGATCAGTCTTTAAAGCAACTCGACCTGAAGAAATAAACCGAGTCTATGCTGAAAAGCTGCAAGTACGAGTTGTCAGGTATGGAAAGAGTGTGGATTTGAATGTTGGCCGTCGAACTCCTCGAGAGCGCAAAATGCACGATGACATGCAAATTGCGAAAATTCACAACATCTCTAGAGTTCAATCCTCAATCAGGGATGAACGTCTTGGAGTTGGGCCGAGCAAAAAGCTTAAGGACACAACTGTTATAGCCGAGGACAAAACACTTATGGAAACTAATTCGAAGTGTGATAGTGATTCAAGTCCTCGAGGCCGgaatgaagacaatgacaataatGACCCTTCGGGCAATCCTACTCCTCCAACTGCAGATGCAACAAAGCAAGATGACTCTAGTGATTCTTCTAATTCCTCGAGCTCTAGCGACTCTGATGATAGCAGCGATGCTAATCAGGAAGCTGATCCCAATCATCCTCACAATGAGAGCGAGGACAGTCCTAAGGATGCAAAATCTGATACTCATGATGAATCCCGAGGAGTTGAAGAACAAGACACTACTATCATTGTAACCGAACCATTGGAAGTCACTATTGAGATAAGTCAGAGTTCAACCCGAGACGAAGACATGGAAGCGTATCGTGGTGCGGATCACAACGACTTGACTCCAATGATTGATGAGAATTTGATTATCTCCTCCATGAATCTTGTTGATGTTGATGTAAGGATGAGTTCTGGCTTCACTCAAGATGTAAATCTGGAAGCGTCTTGTAGTGCACGTACAAGAAAGGACTTGAGCGAAGACAACCTAGCACCTCCCAGTGAGAGTCATGATGAACCTGCCGAGGCCTCGAGTCACTCAACTAAGGTAATTGTTGACATTGTCTCTACTTTCTCTTCTCTCATGACTACTATACAGGAAATAGCGAAGACTCAAGCAACTCAATTCCAATCCATCAACGAGTCTATCGCTAAAATCAAGAAGGATCTAAAGaagcagaagaagaaaactTCAAAATCCCTTGTGGAAGCTAAAACCACGAATCTTGAAGAGAAATTGACAGAGCACTCTCTGAGAACTCGGTCTCTCTTGAATTCCTACGAGACACATTATCCGAGGTCAAGAAAGTTCAAGATGACTTGGTACTCAAACATGCATTCATCAAAGAACGACTCGACCTGTCGTGTATCAAATTGGAGATTGTCATCGGGAACTCAAATCAGACGGGTTCTTACATTCTTGGACAACAGTGGACCCTCAAGGAACTTCAAGTATGCGTCAACCGGCTGAGTGATAAAATTGATCAGTTGATGGACGcttatgatgccaacaagggggaaaagagtGCATGTAAAGAACGTCATGACCAAAGAGGTAGAGATAATGAGCATAATGATCATGGACTAGGAAGTGGTGAGCGAACCATTCAGAGAGAAAAAATCTTGGCTCTTAAGCCTGCCCCACCTCCTTCACCATCATCTGCAAAGAGAAAACACGAACAATCCTCCTGAGGTCGAGGACATAAAGGGCCGAAGACAGAAACAACAAGAGGACGTGATGgtgaattgattaattatgtCCCGTATGAAAAAGGAAGTGGAAAATGGTTTAGAGATTGCAACATTCCACCCTTCTGGAAGAACAAATCTGACAGGGATAGAGTTCTGTATGTAAAGGATCAGAATGAGcgtatttttgagaaaatgaaagaagatgaaaagatttttaaagaacAACAAGATGGACAGAGACTTTTTGAAGAGTTTATGAGAAAACTAGATGATGCAAACAACACAGGCATAAATAAAAGAGATGATTTGAAGATGGAAGGCATAATACAAATCATGACATCAACTGGCCAAAGCTATTTTGATGGGatgtgataagcaccaagaatagctcattttaggggtcatttaagggctataattgtatggtttagtacctctttcataagaatatcatgcgttaagactcgaatgtgaccaaaaccgctAACAAGAGCTTGGAAGATGCTTTTTAGCTATTTTACAGCCAAACGGAGGACCTAAGGCCAAAACGgagcagaaaatggagaaaccatgaagcaagagcctcccacgcagcctcacacgcgtgtggaggggcgtggaaacattccagtaactccccacgacctccaccacgcgtgtggaaaaAGCGCGGAAAAATGTCTtcggggctcgacgcgtcgagcccctgGTCGAGAGCCCTGTGCCACCCTAAAATTCTGCTGCGCGGAATTATtactatcttgcccctattttgttccccctatataaggctccTTATTTCAGACCTTTGAGGGAGGAGGAGGCACCCCATAATTTAGAtcttagttttcttttccaaattcttccccttagGGGAGGAATTCCAATACTCCTCCTTAGATTAGAGTATAttaggatgaagatgatgatgtagATTTAAAGCTTCCTTTAGGTAACattcttcttttaatataaagtttgaatctttactttcttgctttgtttctttgttgatatttatgtttaatatgttagagtagagtagttggttgtgtgtgcccttgttgatctatggattgatgcttatattttatcttatgatcttggatattgtgggagtatgattgatgttttgtatggatgatgttgttcaatatttgcttctatttccggctggggtagttagtaaaccgagtggaagtgagagtgtgcgcgatagcggcctctcacgagcccaactcatctatatctccgctcttagtccgaaaggacgagacccgagaggagtggtaggctaggtgttcgataaaatgcctcaaccgaatgaggattgagagtttgagtgtgacgccactcaatacaaagaccgtgactccctaaatcaatcccgaaacccaattccaagctaccaacgataatcaatcctttggcttaactttggcatgcacccctttccttttaccttttgtattttcattttattttacctttaaaacctttacccaaccaaccatgaacaaaccttcccctttgattcttgtaactcttacctttcaacttcctaaatgccacgcatattcggttcccattcgccatccttgagagacacgacactcggggagtcttgactcttcgttttaccacttcaccttcacctcccactaaattacaaccatcaaaatggcgtcgttgccggggatggcaaagggttcttgaattgtgttgacatctttgaagtagatttgtaagagttcttgaattgctttctttttatttatatttgttttcttatttttgttacttgtttgaagaagtgagcttatattgccttgtatatcttgtgcttgttaggaacatattgtaataggttttgatgataccaaatgtaatctataatcccct is a window of Ipomoea triloba cultivar NCNSP0323 chromosome 11, ASM357664v1 DNA encoding:
- the LOC115996007 gene encoding secreted RxLR effector protein 161-like is translated as MDIDNEGKEVDQTKYRGIIGSLLYLTASRPDISFAGVCARFQANLKESHLSAAKKILRYLKGMQSIGLWYPRNGSFDLVEYSDADFAGCKIDRKSTSGTCQFLGGRLVSWFSKKQNSIATSTAEGEYIAVRSLLHSRTKHIDINYHFIRDHVEKKDIKVEYVNTDDQLADILTKPLNE